One part of the Desulfonema ishimotonii genome encodes these proteins:
- a CDS encoding OmpA family protein codes for MMLNRKIVVAVIMTGLLAVAGCAAGPKANPALEDARAAYARAKATPGIMENAQVPMHDADRALKKAAQAEEDADVSRMAKLAQDQVDYAVLVAEQKMAEQKIESLNQEKQNVLLENRQREIERAQKEAASKQHELEVKAREIELARQQVEEARQKTLEMQTQAEAARKDAEAKAIEAEMARQKAEALEREMADMKAHKTERGLVLTLGDVLFSSGKADLMPGAMRTLDKLTAFLKENPERNLVIEGHTDNVGSDAFNLDLSQRRADSVRNALMNRGVGSDRISTKGYGERYPVAGNETRAGRQQNRRVEIIILDEGVSGSSILRN; via the coding sequence CGGTGATTATGACAGGTCTTCTGGCGGTTGCCGGATGTGCGGCCGGGCCCAAAGCCAATCCGGCCCTTGAAGATGCCCGTGCGGCATATGCCCGTGCCAAAGCCACACCGGGCATTATGGAAAACGCCCAGGTGCCCATGCACGATGCCGACAGGGCCCTGAAAAAGGCGGCCCAGGCCGAAGAGGATGCGGATGTGAGCCGTATGGCAAAACTGGCTCAGGATCAGGTCGATTATGCCGTGCTGGTGGCCGAACAGAAAATGGCCGAGCAGAAGATCGAATCGCTGAACCAGGAAAAGCAGAATGTGCTGCTGGAAAACCGTCAGCGCGAGATCGAGCGGGCACAGAAAGAGGCCGCAAGCAAGCAACATGAGCTTGAGGTCAAGGCCCGGGAGATCGAACTGGCCCGCCAGCAGGTCGAAGAGGCCCGGCAGAAGACGCTGGAAATGCAGACTCAGGCAGAGGCGGCCCGCAAGGATGCCGAAGCCAAAGCCATTGAAGCAGAAATGGCCCGTCAGAAGGCCGAAGCGCTGGAGCGGGAAATGGCCGACATGAAGGCTCATAAAACAGAGCGCGGGCTGGTTCTGACCCTGGGAGATGTTTTGTTCTCCAGCGGCAAGGCCGACCTGATGCCTGGTGCCATGCGGACCCTTGACAAGCTGACAGCATTCCTGAAGGAAAACCCCGAACGGAACCTGGTAATCGAAGGCCACACCGACAATGTGGGCAGCGATGCCTTTAATCTGGATCTGTCCCAGCGCCGGGCCGATTCGGTCCGCAATGCCCTGATGAACCGGGGCGTCGGCAGCGACCGGATTTCCACCAAGGGCTATGGCGAAAGATATCCGGTGGCCGGAAATGAGACCAGGGCGGGACGTCAGCAGAACCGGCGGGTTGAGATTATCATCCTGGATGAAGGCGTCAGCGGCAGTTCTATCCTGAGAAATTAA